A stretch of the Glycine soja cultivar W05 chromosome 13, ASM419377v2, whole genome shotgun sequence genome encodes the following:
- the LOC114382726 gene encoding uroporphyrinogen decarboxylase-like, which yields MLCVNTAFTSFLPRKSTCVFSSKSTTPISCTLQGTVAEPKSTAAAEPLLLNAVRGIDVERPPVWLMRQAGRYMKSYQTICEKYPSFRERSENVDLVVEISLQPWHVFKPDGVILFSDILTPLSGMNIPFDIVKGKGPVIFDPIHTSAQVDQVKEFIPEESVPYVGEALTILRKEVDNKAAVLGFVGAPFTLASYVVEGGSSKNFSKIKRLAFSESKILHSLLQKFTTSMARYIQYQADNGAQAVQIFDSWATELSPVDFEEFSLPYLKQIIDTVKKSHPDLPLILYASGSGGLLERLALTGVDVVSLDWTVDMADGRRRLGPNIAVQGNVDPGVLFGSKEFITDRITDTVRKAGRGKHILNLGHGIKVGTPEENVAHFFEVAKSIRY from the exons ATGCTTTGCGTCAACACTGCCTTCACCTCTTTCTTACCCAGAAAATCAACTTGCGTCTTTTCCTCCAAATCAACCACCCCAATTTCCTGCACCCTCCAag GAACAGTTGCAGAGCCAAAATCTACAGCTGCTGCTGAACCGCTTTTGCTAAATGCAGTTCGCGGGATAGATGTTGAAAGACCCCCGGTTTGGCTCATGAGGCAAGCAGGGAGGTACATGAAG AGTTACCAAACCATCTGTGAGAAATATCCTTCATTCCGTGAAAGATCTGAAAATGTTGATCTCGTGGTGGAAATTTCTCTGCAACCGTGGCATGTTTTCAAGCCTGATGGA GTGATTTTATTCTCAGACATTCTTACCCCACTTTCTGGAATGAATATACCCTTTGATATTGTGAAGGGTAAGGGTCCTGTTATATTTGATCCTATTCACACATCTGCCCAGGTTGATCAAGTGAAGGAGTTTATTCCTGAAGAATCAGTTCCATATGTTGGTGAAGCACTGACAATTTTGAGGAAAGAG GTGGATAATAAAGCTGCAGTCCTTGGTTTTGTCGGGGCACCGTTCACTCTGGCATCATATGTGGTTGAAGGTGGTTCATCAAAAAACTtctcaaaaataaagagattggCTTTCTCAGAATCCAAG ATCCTGCACTCGTTACTGCAGAAGTTTACAACATCAATGGCAAGATACATTCAATACCAAGCTGACAATGGAGCTCAAGCTGTTCAGATCTTTGATTCATGGGCAACAGAACTCAGTCCAGTGGATTTTGAAGAATTCAGTTTGCCTTACTTGAAGCAGATCATTGATACTGTGAAGAAAAGTCATCCAGACCTCCCTTTGATCCTCTATGCAAGTGGGTCTGGGGGCTTGCTTGAAAGACTAGCTTTGACAGGTGTGGATGTAGTTAGCTTGGATTGGACGGTTGATATGGCTGACGGTAGGAGGCGACTGGGACCGAATATAGCTGTCCAGGGGAACGTCGACCCTGGTGTTCTTTTTGGTTCAAAAGAGTTCATCACTGATCGGATAACTGATACTGTGAGAAAAGCAGGTAGAGGGAAACATATCTTGAATCTTGGACATGGCATTAAAGTAGGTACGCCTGAGGAGAATGTTGCACATTTTTTTGAGGTTGCTAAATCAATCAGATACTAA
- the LOC114381261 gene encoding protein NRT1/ PTR FAMILY 5.1-like, producing the protein MEAKADYTQDGTIDFRGQPAVSSKTGKWKACAFLVGYEAFERMAFYGVASNLVNYLTSQLHEDTVSSVRNVNNWSGSVWITPILGAYIADSYLGRFWTFTLSSLIYVLGMTLLTVAVSLKSLRPTCTNGICNKASTSQIAFFYTALYTMAIGAGGTKPNISTFGADQFDDFNPNEKELKASFFNWWMFTSFLGALIATLGLVYIQENLGWGLGYGIPTAGLLLSLVIFYIGTPIYRHKVSTTKTPASDIIRVPIAAFRNRKLQLPSNPSDLYEHNLQDYVNSGKRQVYHTPTLRFLDKAAIKEDSAGSTREPLTVSQVEGAKLIFGMVLVWLVTLIPSTIWAQINTLFVKQGTTLDRNIGPHFKIPSASLGSFVTLSMLLSVPMYDWFFVPFMRQKTGHPRGITLLQRLGIGFSIQIIAIAIAYAVEVRRMHVIGANHVAGPKDIVPMSIFWLMPQYVLIGIADVFNAIGLLEFFYDQSPEDMQSLGTTFFTSGIGFGNFLNSFLVTMVDKITGRGDKKSWIGDNLNDCHLDYYYGFLLVMSSVNMVVFLWVSSRYIYKRESIRVKEGLCVQMEGKPTLDASLGLQV; encoded by the exons ATGGAAGCCAAAGCAGATTATACACAAGATGGCACTATTGATTTCCGTGGCCAACCTGCAGTTTCATCTAAAACTGGCAAATGGAAGGCTTGCGCTTTTCTTGTTG GCTATGAAGCATTTGAAAGGATGGCCTTCTATGGAGTGGCTTCAAACTTAGTGAATTACCTTACAAGCCAACTTCATGAAGATACTGTTTCATCAGTGAGGAATGTGAATAACTGGTCAGGATCTGTGTGGATAACGCCAATTCTTGGGGCTTACATAGCAGATTCTTACTTGGGTCGCTTCTGGACTTTCACTCTCTCATCTCTGATTTATGTCTTG GGAATGACTCTTCTCACAGTAGCCGTGTCACTCAAGAGCCTGAGGCCAACATGCACCAATGGCATATGCAACAAGGCTTCAACCTCACAAATTGCATTTTTCTACACAGCCCTTTACACTATGGCAATTGGGGCAGGTGGAACAAAGCCAAACATCTCAACTTTTGGTGCTGACCAATTTGATGACTTCAATCCCAATGAAAAAGAGCTAAAGGCTTCCTTCTTCAACTGGTGGATGTTTACCTCATTCTTGGGTGCTTTGATAGCCACTTTAGGATTGGTTTACATTCAAGAGAATTTGGGGTGGGGACTAGGGTATGGAATCCCCACTGCTGGTCTTCTATTGTCTTTGGTCATTTTCTACATTGGCACACCAATATATCGCCACAAAGTAAGCACAACAAAAACTCCTGCTAGCGACATAATTCGTGTGCCAATTGCAGCCTTCAGGAATAGAAAACTACAACTCCCTAGTAACCCCTCGGATCTCTATGAGCACAACCTCCAAGATTATGTTAATAGTGGGAAACGCCAAGTCTATCACACTCCAACTCTGAG GTTTTTGGACAAGGCTGCAATTAAAGAAGACAGTGCTGGCTCCACAAGAGAACCATTGACAGTGTCCCAAGTGGAAGGAGCAAAGCTTATATTTGGCATGGTCCTTGTATGGCTAGTGACACTGATTCCAAGCACCATCTGGGCCCAAATCAACACTCTTTTTGTGAAACAAGGCACCACTTTGGACAGAAACATTGGCCCTCATTTCAAAATTCCATCAGCCTCTCTTGGAAGTTTTGTGACACTCTCCATGCTTCTCTCGGTGCCAATGTATGACTGGTTTTTCGTGCCGTTCATGCGCCAGAAAACCGGCCACCCTAGAGGAATCACATTGCTTCAAAGGCTTGGGATTGGATTTTCAATCCAGATCATAGCCATTGCAATTGCCTATGCAGTAGAAGTTAGAAGAATGCATGTCATAGGAGCAAACCATGTAGCTGGTCCTAAAGATATTGTCCCTATGAGTATATTTTGGTTGATGCCTCAGTATGTACTAATAGGGATAGCAGATGTGTTCAATGCCATAGGATTGCTGGAATTCTTCTATGATCAATCCCCTGAAGACATGCAAAGTCTTGGAACAACATTCTTCACTAGTGGAATTGGTTTTGGGAACTTCTTGAACAGCTTTTTGGTGACAATGGTTGATAAAATAACAGGAAGGGGTGACAAAAAAAGCTGGATAGGGGACAACTTGAATGATTGTCACTTGGACTACTATTATGGGTTTTTGTTGGTCATGTCAAGTGTCAATATGGTGGTTTTTCTTTGGGTTTCAAGTAGATACATCTATAAGAGGGAATCGATAAGGGTCAAGGAGGGCCTTTGTGTTCAAATGGAGGGAAAACCAACTTTGGATGCCTCTCTTGGTTTACAAGTGTGA
- the LOC114380821 gene encoding CBL-interacting protein kinase 2-like: MFEGLCLKMEKRGNVLMEKYEFGKLLGQGNFAKVYHARDVRTGESVAVKVIDKEKILKIGLVDQTKREISIMRLVKHPNVLQLYEVLATKTKIYFIIEYAKGGELFNKIAKGRLTEDKARKYFQQLVSAVDFCHSRGVYHRDLKPENLLLDENGVLKVADFGLSALVESHRQKDMLHTICGTPAYVAPEVISRRGYDGTKADVWSCGVILFVLLAGHLPFYDLNLMSLYNKIGKADYKCPNWFPFEVRRLLAKILDPNPNTRISMAKLMENSWFRKGFKPKSGQVKREAVNVALVDSDQVFCLCENTSAAVVEAEQALVKPSQFNAFNIISLSAGLDLSGLFAGNVELDDTKFTFMSSASSIMSTMEDIARVLSMEIIKKDGGLLKLERSREGRKGPLSIDAEIFEVAPSFHLVELKKSCGDALEYQKILKEDLRPALKDIVGVWQGEQHLH, translated from the coding sequence ATGTTTGAGGGTTTGTGCTTGAAAATGGAGAAAAGAGGGAATGTGTTGATGGAGAAGTATGAGTTTGGGAAGCTATTAGGTCAAGGAAACTTTGCGAAGGTTTACCATGCAAGGGACGTCAGAACTGGTGAGAGTGTTGCCGTTAAGGTGATTGACAAGgagaaaattctaaaaattggaCTAGTGGATCAGACGAAGCGAGAGATATCGATTATGAGACTGGTTAAACATCCCAATGTTTTGCAGCTTTATGAGGTCTTGGCCACCAAGACCAAGATTTACTTCATCATAGAATATGCCAAAGGGGGCGAACTTTTCAACAAGATAGCCAAAGGTAGACTCACTGAGGACAAGGCAAGGAAGTACTTTCAACAATTGGTCAGTGCTGTTGATTTTTGCCACAGCAGGGGTGTTTATCACAGAGATTTGAAGCCGGAGAACTTGCTTTTGGATGAGAATGGAGTTCTCAAGGTAGCGGATTTTGGATTAAGTGCACTTGTTGAATCTCACCGTCAAAAAGACATGCTGCATACAATTTGTGGAACTCCTGCATATGTGGCTCCTGAGGTTATAAGTAGAAGGGGCTATGATGGAACAAAAGCCGATGTATGGTCTTGTGGAGTGATCTTATTTGTTCTTTTGGCTGGTCATTTGCCATTCTATGATTTGAATCTTATGTCACTGTATAACAAAATAGGCAAGGCCGATTACAAATGTCCAAACTGGTTTCCGTTTGAAGTGCGCAGACTGTTAGCGAAAATCCTTGACCCCAACCCAAATACCAGGATATCCATGGCAAAACTTATGGAAAATTCGTGGTTCAGAAAAGGATTCAAACCCAAATCTGGTCAAGTGAAAAGAGAGGCTGTTAATGTGGCTTTAGTTGATTCTGATCAAGTTTTTTGCTTGTGTGAGAATACAAGTGCTGCTGTTGTTGAGGCAGAGCAAGCATTGGTTAAACCTTCACAGTTTAATGCTTTCAATATAATTTCTCTGTCTGCTGGGCTTGACTTGTCTGGCCTTTTTGCTGGCAATGTTGAACTGGATGATACCAAATTTACATTTATGAGCTCTGCCTCATCCATCATGTCTACAATGGAGGATATTGCTCGCGTTTTGAGTATGGAGATAATTAAGAAGGATGGAGGGTTGCTGAAATTGGAGAGATCCAGGGAAGGTAGAAAAGGACCACTTTCCATTGATGCTGAAATATTTGAGGTTGCCCCATCTTTCCATTTGGTCGAGTTGAAGAAGTCCTGCGGTGATGCATTAGAATACCAGAAGATATTGAAGGAAGACTTAAGACCAGCTCTAAAAGATATTGTCGGTGTTTGGCAAGGTGAGCAGCATCTGCACTAG
- the LOC114380807 gene encoding 5-amino-6-(5-phospho-D-ribitylamino)uracil phosphatase, chloroplastic-like gives MDFTTFANSISYSHAIPPIHPYRLQPSPFPLHLPFSNLKRSGLVKNRLIARCTSKSDEFGSVNGLQFTPNKLFVEEAIGAEYGEGFETFRADGPLKVDVDYLNEKLQDGFLQRIRYAMKPDEAYGLIFSWDNVVAGTRALKRKAWEQLAFEEGKDIPEEGDMHKLLFYAGADYVLHKFFLSDKAENELNRLKLRFSQIYYDNLVRLEKPMDGLNDWLEAVYTARIPCAVVSSLDRRNMLEALERMGLSKYFQAIVTEEDGMESIAHRFLSAAVKLDRKPSKCVVFEDDPRGVTAAHNCTMMAVALIGAHPAYDLGQADLTVANFSELSVINLRRLFANKGSSFMDLQKQIIEKTPPKRKLTIDTIF, from the exons ATGGACTTCACCACTTTCGCAAATTCCATATCCTATTCTCATGCAATTCCTCCAATACACCCTTATCGCCTTCAACCCTCTCCTTTTCCCCTTCACCTCCCATTTTCG AATTTAAAGCGTTCGGGTTTGGTTAAGAATCGGCTAATTGCTCGTTGCACTTCTAAGTCCGATGAATTTGGTTCTGTTAATGGGTTGCAATTCACGCCCAATAAGCTTTTTGTGGAGGAG GCTATTGGGGCTGAATATGGGGAAGGCTTTGAGACTTTTAGGGCAGATGGACCACTAAAAGTTGATGTG GACTATTTGAATGAGAAATTGCAAGATGGTTTTCTTCAGCGCATACGCTATGCTATGAAACCAGATGAAGCTTATGGACTGATCTTCTCTTGGGACAATGTGGTG GCTGGTACACGAGCTCTAAAAAGGAAGGCATGGGAGCAGCTGGCCTTTGAAGAGG GAAAGGATATTCCAGAAGAAGGTGATATGCACAAATTACTGTTTTATGCAGGTGCTGATTATGTGTTGCATAAG TTTTTTCTCTCAGATAAGGCGGAAAATGAGCTGAATAGGCTAAAGTTAAGGTTTTCTCAGATATATTATGATAATCTTGTCAGA CTTGAAAAACCAATGGATGGCCTCAATGACTGGTTGGAAGCAGTTTATACAGCTCGCATCCCCTGTGCTGTGGTTTCAAGTCTTGATAGAAGAAATATGTTAGAGGCTTTGGAGCGAATGGGGCTCAGCAAGTATTTCCAG GCAATTGTGACAGAAGAGGATGGAATGGAGTCAATAGCTCATAGATTTCTTTCTGCTGCTGTCAAG TTGGATCGGAAACCTTCCAAGTGTGTGGTTTTTGAAGATGATCCTAGAGGAGTAACTGCTGCGCACAATTGTACAATGATGGCCGTAGCATTAATTGGAGCTCATCCTGC GTATGATTTGGGGCAGGCTGATCTTACCGTTGCTAACTTTAGTGAACTTTCTGTGATCAACTTGCGAAGACTATTTGCTAACAAGGGTTCTTCATTTATGGACTTACAGAAGCAGATCATAGAGAAAACTCCTCCCAAAAGGAAACTTACGATAGACaccattttttaa